One window from the genome of Candidatus Dependentiae bacterium encodes:
- the lpxD gene encoding UDP-3-O-(3-hydroxymyristoyl)glucosamine N-acyltransferase encodes MKINLTINELSNLIEGTTTLDPNFLIEEIKSLETASENDLSIFLDHEDASVFDPLSLDLIKKSNAKLIIASKAWTPEKSFLIVSDPLAAFQKLTNFIEHKNCSCEISPLASIHKTAKIAQNVTIKQFATIEENCSIGENSIIHSNVFIGKNCQIGTNVIFYPGVKVLDRCIIGNNTIIHSGSVIGSDGYSYKPRKNGLWKVPQIGIVRIGNHVEIGSNCCIDRAAFDETIISDGVKLDNLVHIAHNVKIGAHTAIIAQTGIAGGATVGMGCQIGGQVAIKDHIKIGNGVKIISKSGILKDLKDGAIVAGMPAIEFNEWKRLTISLSKLPKMVKLANELQSILEKEKTTKKSFIRKFFRWF; translated from the coding sequence ATGAAAATTAATTTAACAATTAATGAGCTGTCAAATTTGATCGAGGGTACAACAACCCTCGATCCTAATTTTTTGATAGAAGAAATTAAATCGCTTGAAACAGCGTCCGAAAATGATTTATCTATTTTCTTAGATCATGAAGATGCTTCTGTTTTTGATCCACTGTCACTTGATTTGATAAAAAAAAGCAACGCAAAATTAATCATAGCAAGCAAGGCATGGACTCCAGAAAAAAGTTTCTTGATCGTTTCAGATCCTCTTGCAGCTTTTCAAAAATTAACAAATTTCATTGAACACAAAAATTGTTCTTGTGAAATTTCACCACTTGCAAGCATTCACAAAACAGCAAAAATTGCACAAAATGTCACTATCAAACAATTTGCAACTATAGAAGAAAACTGTTCTATCGGTGAAAATTCTATAATTCATAGTAATGTTTTTATCGGTAAAAATTGCCAAATAGGTACAAATGTTATTTTTTATCCTGGGGTAAAAGTTTTAGACCGATGCATTATCGGTAATAATACAATTATTCATAGTGGATCAGTTATAGGTTCTGATGGGTATAGCTATAAACCTAGAAAAAATGGTCTTTGGAAAGTTCCGCAAATCGGAATCGTGCGAATTGGAAATCATGTAGAAATTGGATCCAATTGTTGTATCGATAGAGCAGCATTTGATGAAACAATAATTTCTGATGGGGTAAAATTAGATAATCTTGTTCATATTGCACACAATGTAAAAATTGGAGCCCACACTGCAATCATTGCACAAACAGGAATAGCTGGCGGAGCAACTGTCGGAATGGGATGTCAAATCGGTGGACAGGTAGCAATAAAAGATCACATAAAAATTGGAAATGGCGTAAAAATTATTTCGAAAAGTGGAATTCTAAAAGATTTAAAAGATGGTGCAATCGTTGCCGGAATGCCCGCTATCGAATTTAATGAATGGAAACGATTAACAATTTCCTTATCAAAACTACCAAAAATGGTCAAATTAGCTAATGAGTTGCAATCTATCCTTGAAAAAGAAAAAACTACTAAAAAATCTTTTATTCGAAAATTTTTTAGATGGTTTTAA
- a CDS encoding ATPase, translating to MKKKIGHILSGSLIEGLTMRLEPACAIENIKTGKFISIPGENYTFFSLITNLELKVTNPDILLFPPSEKESLLLDQLKKRDIYATVQLRPMLMLDKAKNRMPVKTVPPHFTPVYEATQQDVYDIFGDEQISNKYFNIGTPLDMNTPVCINLDLLVERSNGIFGRTGTGKTFFTRLILAALIKNEKAVNLIFDMHSEYGLQARKEGSGESFVKGLKTLFPNKVSIFSLDPTSTRRRGGNPDVEVLLNYQDIRVDDVMSLQDELNLHPTAIEAAYLISSKYRNQWLSVLLSKGDCLKEFAEEIGAHAESLSALYRKLRRLESFPFLTEKKVDESVINKLLENLDRGINVILEFGTHASMLCYLLVSNIITRRIHEVYVKKTEKFLSSMQKEHEPQKLVITIEEAHKFLNPQTARQTIFGIIAREMRKYYVSLLIVDQRPSGIDQEIMSQIGTKIVALLSDEKDIQSVLCGTSNSSELRGVLATLDTKKQALLMGHAVPMPIVIKTREYDQDLYKVLTTSVSLMDIKKTIDEIF from the coding sequence ATGAAAAAAAAGATTGGACACATTCTATCTGGATCGCTTATCGAAGGTTTGACAATGCGCCTCGAACCGGCATGTGCTATCGAAAACATAAAAACAGGAAAATTTATCTCAATACCTGGAGAAAATTATACGTTTTTTTCACTTATAACCAACCTGGAACTAAAAGTAACAAACCCCGATATTTTACTATTTCCACCATCTGAAAAAGAATCGCTTCTACTAGATCAACTAAAAAAAAGAGATATTTATGCCACGGTCCAACTAAGACCGATGCTTATGCTCGACAAAGCAAAAAATCGTATGCCTGTAAAAACTGTTCCTCCGCATTTTACGCCGGTTTATGAAGCAACGCAGCAAGATGTTTATGATATTTTTGGTGATGAACAAATAAGCAATAAATATTTCAACATAGGAACCCCACTTGATATGAACACACCAGTTTGTATAAATCTTGATCTTTTAGTCGAAAGAAGTAATGGAATTTTTGGTCGAACAGGAACAGGAAAAACTTTTTTCACCAGGCTTATACTTGCAGCTTTAATAAAAAATGAAAAAGCAGTTAATTTGATCTTTGATATGCATAGTGAATATGGACTTCAAGCAAGAAAAGAAGGAAGCGGCGAATCTTTTGTTAAAGGTTTAAAAACATTATTCCCTAATAAAGTTTCTATTTTCTCCCTAGATCCAACCTCAACTCGAAGACGTGGCGGAAATCCAGACGTCGAAGTTTTATTAAATTATCAAGATATCCGCGTTGATGATGTTATGTCTCTTCAGGATGAATTAAATCTGCACCCAACTGCTATCGAAGCTGCATATTTAATTTCAAGCAAATACAGAAATCAATGGCTTTCAGTCCTTTTATCAAAAGGTGATTGCTTAAAAGAATTTGCGGAAGAAATAGGAGCTCATGCCGAATCGCTCAGCGCTCTTTACAGAAAACTCCGCCGCCTTGAAAGTTTTCCTTTTTTAACAGAAAAAAAAGTTGATGAATCTGTTATCAATAAACTTTTAGAAAATTTAGACAGAGGAATAAACGTAATTTTAGAATTTGGCACTCATGCATCGATGCTTTGCTATCTACTCGTTTCAAACATTATTACGCGAAGAATTCATGAAGTTTATGTAAAAAAAACTGAAAAATTTCTCTCCTCTATGCAAAAAGAACATGAACCACAAAAACTTGTAATCACCATCGAAGAAGCTCATAAATTTTTAAATCCTCAAACCGCAAGACAAACTATTTTTGGTATCATTGCACGTGAAATGAGAAAATATTATGTTTCATTACTTATAGTCGATCAAAGACCTTCCGGAATTGACCAAGAAATAATGTCACAAATCGGCACCAAAATAGTTGCCCTACTCAGCGATGAAAAAGATATTCAATCAGTTCTTTGCGGAACTTCAAATTCTTCAGAATTACGAGGCGTCCTTGCAACTTTAGATACAAAAAAACAAGCGCTTCTAATGGGACATGCTGTACCAATGCCAATAGTTATAAAAACTCGTGAATATGATCAGGATTTATATAAAGTACTTACAACTTCAGTAAGTTTAATGGATATAAAAAAGACAATTGATGAAATATTTTAA
- a CDS encoding magnesium chelatase — protein MNSKIFSATTIGIDAHLVDVEVDLAFGILGFNIVGLPDKAIKESKDRIKAALKNSGLRLPQRLITVNLAPADIKKEGVLFDLPIAIAILQASELIKLSSDFINETIFLGELSLDGSIKTVRGVLPIAYSINQHNKKRIVLPKGNIKEASLINGLEIIGVDNLVDLVAFLRGEKNIEKIIGNSNNFNINNKTIDLDFNQVKGQWQAKRALEIAAAGGHNILFVGPPGSGKTMLAKRLPSILPPLTFDDVIETTKIYSVCGKLKENSILAARPFRAPHHTISQAGLVGGGTMPQPGEVSLAHNGVLFLDELTEFKRPTLEVLRQPLENKKVLISRANTAVEYPSSFLLVVALNPCPCGYFGDKTKNCTCSSKQIEQYLGKLSGPLLDRIDLHVTVPTIKYEDLKSSALNEKSSRNIYLEVEKAVTIQNKRTPNLKNAHMSSDQVEKYCVLQKDAEDILKKAFEVLHLSMRGYHKVLKIARTIADLDNKELINKQHIQEAIIYRSFDQIFQKNNF, from the coding sequence ATGAATTCAAAAATATTTTCAGCAACAACTATTGGAATCGATGCGCATCTTGTTGATGTCGAAGTAGATCTTGCTTTTGGGATTTTAGGTTTCAATATCGTCGGACTTCCTGACAAGGCAATCAAAGAAAGCAAAGATCGAATAAAAGCTGCATTAAAAAATAGCGGCTTACGACTTCCTCAACGTTTAATAACAGTCAATCTTGCTCCCGCAGATATAAAAAAAGAAGGTGTTTTATTTGACCTTCCAATTGCTATAGCAATACTGCAAGCAAGTGAATTGATAAAACTTTCATCCGACTTTATAAATGAAACAATTTTTCTTGGCGAATTATCACTAGACGGCAGTATAAAAACTGTTCGAGGAGTTTTGCCAATTGCCTATAGCATAAATCAACACAATAAAAAACGAATAGTTCTACCTAAAGGTAATATCAAAGAAGCAAGTTTAATAAACGGTTTAGAAATAATAGGTGTTGATAATCTGGTAGATCTTGTTGCTTTTTTACGTGGCGAAAAAAATATAGAAAAAATCATAGGTAATTCAAACAATTTTAATATCAATAATAAAACAATCGATCTTGATTTCAATCAAGTAAAAGGTCAATGGCAGGCAAAAAGAGCTCTAGAAATAGCAGCTGCTGGTGGACACAACATTTTATTTGTAGGACCTCCAGGATCTGGTAAAACAATGCTCGCCAAAAGATTACCATCAATTTTACCGCCACTAACATTTGATGATGTTATAGAAACTACAAAAATTTATTCTGTCTGTGGAAAATTAAAAGAAAATTCTATTTTAGCCGCAAGACCATTTCGCGCGCCCCATCATACAATTTCTCAAGCAGGTTTAGTTGGCGGCGGGACAATGCCTCAACCAGGAGAAGTTAGTCTTGCCCACAATGGAGTTTTATTTTTAGATGAATTAACAGAATTTAAAAGACCAACACTTGAAGTGTTGCGCCAACCTCTAGAAAATAAAAAAGTTTTAATCTCCAGAGCAAATACGGCGGTCGAATACCCTTCATCATTTTTACTTGTCGTCGCTCTAAACCCATGTCCTTGTGGATATTTTGGCGATAAAACTAAAAATTGCACTTGTTCTTCGAAACAAATAGAACAATATTTGGGTAAACTATCCGGTCCTCTCTTGGACAGAATTGATTTACATGTTACTGTTCCAACAATCAAGTATGAAGATTTAAAATCTTCTGCTCTAAACGAAAAATCATCTCGCAATATTTACCTAGAAGTTGAAAAAGCTGTTACAATTCAAAATAAACGAACCCCTAATTTAAAAAACGCACATATGTCTTCAGATCAAGTTGAAAAATATTGCGTTTTACAAAAAGATGCAGAAGATATTTTGAAAAAAGCTTTTGAAGTTTTACACCTTAGCATGCGCGGCTACCATAAAGTTTTAAAAATCGCTCGCACCATTGCAGACCTTGATAATAAAGAATTGATAAACAAACAGCATATTCAAGAAGCAATAATTTATAGATCTTTTGATCAAATTTTCCAAAAAAACAATTTTTAA
- a CDS encoding 3-phosphoglycerate dehydrogenase, translating into MKVVDLTGGCIFPEHAEKLKKYAVSYEVYKNVPHDDKEILKRVGDADILISFLMHISAYVIDNAPNLKLVSLGTTGFDDADLYAATKKDVKVCYVPGYATNAVAEHTIGLMLNAGRLAFKSMLDLKGGIYDHCRYRGKELKQKTLGILGFGKIGKEVAKIAQNGFAMKIITYDVGSSRADFENILKQSDFISIHLPLTPQTKHIISFKEFNLMKDGVVLVNTARGGIIDEKALIESVRSGKVFAAGLDVLQDEPMSVKDPVFNYSSICVTPHIAYNSDEAIYNRSLMVTENIISFINGKPQNLACL; encoded by the coding sequence ATGAAGGTTGTTGATTTAACGGGTGGTTGTATATTTCCAGAACATGCTGAAAAATTAAAAAAATATGCAGTAAGTTATGAGGTTTATAAAAATGTTCCCCATGATGACAAAGAGATTTTGAAAAGAGTAGGGGATGCAGATATTTTAATTAGTTTTTTGATGCATATTTCTGCTTATGTGATTGATAATGCTCCTAATTTGAAACTTGTTTCTCTGGGTACTACAGGGTTTGATGATGCAGACTTATATGCTGCAACGAAAAAAGATGTAAAAGTTTGCTATGTTCCTGGATATGCGACAAATGCTGTTGCGGAACATACAATCGGGTTAATGCTCAACGCAGGTCGTCTTGCTTTTAAATCTATGCTTGATCTTAAGGGCGGAATTTATGATCACTGTAGGTATAGAGGAAAAGAATTAAAACAAAAAACTTTGGGTATTTTAGGATTTGGAAAAATTGGTAAAGAAGTTGCTAAAATAGCACAAAATGGATTTGCAATGAAAATTATTACATATGATGTAGGGTCTTCGCGAGCCGATTTTGAAAATATTTTAAAGCAAAGTGATTTTATATCTATTCATTTGCCGCTAACTCCACAAACCAAGCATATTATTAGTTTTAAAGAATTTAATTTGATGAAGGATGGGGTTGTCTTAGTTAATACTGCAAGAGGTGGAATTATAGACGAAAAAGCTTTGATAGAAAGCGTAAGGTCTGGAAAAGTTTTTGCAGCAGGGCTTGATGTTTTGCAAGATGAGCCTATGAGTGTGAAAGATCCTGTTTTTAATTATTCATCAATTTGTGTTACTCCTCATATTGCATATAATTCTGATGAAGCAATTTATAATCGTTCCTTGATGGTAACTGAAAATATAATTAGTTTTATTAATGGAAAACCTCAAAATTTAGCATGTTTGTAA
- the gap gene encoding type I glyceraldehyde-3-phosphate dehydrogenase, which yields MMANIAISGFGRIGKAFLRALIADESVHKKINVVAINIGPAKPEMVAFLFKYDSIMGIFPGNVEYKNGFLHIDDYKIKIIAETDPLKIDWKSLDVDWVVESSGHFTSREKAELHLKAGAKKILITAPSTGEDITIIPGVNDSSYDAKKHSIVSLGSCTTNCFAPIVKVIKENFKLKCGLMTTVHAYTNDQVLLDVEHKDPRRARAAAQNIIPTKTGAEKVIVKIYPELEGKLQAVALRVPVPKVSIVDFSFETGDSLTTEVINNAFKKAAESDLKNILQYTEEPLVSSDFSNNPHSCIIDGLITKAAGNMGKVFGWYDNEWGYCERLKDFLKNS from the coding sequence ATAATGGCGAATATAGCGATAAGTGGATTTGGAAGAATTGGAAAAGCTTTTTTGAGAGCTTTGATAGCTGATGAATCTGTTCATAAAAAAATAAATGTTGTTGCTATTAATATTGGTCCTGCAAAGCCCGAAATGGTAGCATTTTTATTTAAGTATGATTCGATTATGGGGATTTTCCCTGGCAATGTTGAATACAAAAATGGTTTTCTACATATTGATGATTATAAAATAAAAATAATTGCAGAAACGGATCCACTAAAAATAGATTGGAAAAGTTTGGATGTGGATTGGGTTGTAGAATCTTCAGGACATTTTACGTCTAGGGAAAAAGCAGAGTTGCATTTAAAAGCAGGAGCTAAAAAGATTTTGATTACAGCTCCCTCAACTGGCGAAGATATTACAATAATTCCTGGAGTTAATGATTCTTCATATGACGCTAAAAAGCATTCGATAGTTTCGCTTGGAAGTTGTACAACAAATTGTTTTGCGCCAATTGTGAAAGTCATAAAAGAAAATTTCAAATTAAAATGCGGTCTTATGACAACAGTGCATGCTTATACAAATGACCAAGTTTTGCTTGATGTCGAGCATAAAGATCCAAGGCGAGCAAGAGCTGCTGCGCAAAATATTATTCCAACTAAAACAGGCGCAGAAAAAGTTATTGTTAAAATTTATCCGGAACTTGAAGGTAAACTGCAAGCAGTTGCTCTTAGGGTACCTGTTCCAAAAGTTTCCATCGTAGATTTTTCATTTGAAACGGGTGATTCTTTAACAACCGAAGTGATTAACAATGCTTTTAAAAAAGCTGCAGAAAGCGACTTGAAAAATATTTTGCAATATACCGAAGAGCCTTTGGTATCATCAGATTTTTCAAATAATCCACATTCTTGCATAATCGATGGTTTGATTACAAAGGCAGCTGGAAATATGGGGAAAGTTTTCGGATGGTATGATAATGAATGGGGTTACTGCGAAAGATTGAAAGATTTTCTAAAAAATAGCTAA
- a CDS encoding ribonuclease H: MKKEKIYWKIYTDGACRGNPGLSGAGIYLENLTGKKISKCFYLGEKTNNQAEYLALALAIFLLKSEMVSKPDQELKITIISDSELLVRQIKGLYKVRDLTLKCLKNLIFYLLEGVVFEVKHVLRENNKKADALANKAIDEKKEKIPLKFVMLLKRFNLTF, from the coding sequence ATTAAAAAAGAAAAAATTTATTGGAAAATTTATACAGATGGAGCATGTCGAGGAAATCCAGGCTTATCCGGTGCTGGAATTTATCTAGAAAATTTGACAGGTAAAAAAATAAGCAAATGTTTTTATTTGGGTGAAAAAACCAATAACCAAGCAGAATATCTTGCTCTTGCATTAGCAATTTTTTTATTAAAAAGTGAAATGGTATCTAAGCCAGATCAGGAGCTGAAAATAACAATAATTTCAGATTCAGAGTTGCTAGTTCGACAAATAAAAGGGCTTTACAAAGTTAGGGATTTAACTTTAAAATGTTTAAAAAATTTAATTTTTTATCTACTTGAGGGGGTAGTTTTTGAAGTTAAGCATGTTTTGCGGGAAAACAACAAAAAAGCCGATGCTTTAGCAAACAAAGCGATTGATGAAAAGAAAGAAAAAATTCCATTAAAATTTGTGATGTTGCTTAAGCGATTCAATTTAACATTTTAA